The following are encoded in a window of Roseivirga misakiensis genomic DNA:
- a CDS encoding M14 family metallopeptidase, whose translation MKKSILTLTCFFALIATQVFAQTPHPRETFGFEVGADYKLADYDQMLTYYDKLAAATDRVQMIEIGKSVMGRPIKLLFISSEENMKQLERWREISEKLSRAEISEEEARRLSKEGKAIVWIDGGMHATERAHAQMTSELMWKIASEESDEMKAIRDNVITLMVPVTNPDGVDIVVDWYRQNVGTTFETTGPPILYQKYVGHDNNRDWFMNNMPETRALTTILHKKWYPQIVHNHHQTAPRWAMIFLPPFRSPVNPRIHPGVTTGVNLVGTAMANRFAMKKMPGVISGTSFSMFWNGGMRTAPYYHNQIGILTEVAQPSPKPTFYDPAKKPATVGGTASNGTEIFYPYPFEGGEVKFRDAVDYMITASMAILDLASDKRDEFLYNIYSMGKDAIEDEDGAFAYVIPKDQWNPSEAVNLTNVLIQGGLKAHKATAAFTANGKSYEAGSIVFYGAQPYRPFLEDLMEKQDYPDQFLYPGGPPQPPYDLAGWTLPMQMGVSVDRIESDFSAQTDEITEDLSFEEGTISGNGRYGYVFSNKDNQSATAVNRLQRMGYAVSLMTTDQGDLHAGSFMVRNKRGLQTQVESLAKTLGLDFVGINKKPSATLKALKKIKLGIYKSWQANMDEGWSRWMLEQFEFDLDTLHNEDIKTGDLSQYTAIIMPSQSPNGILNGHRKGRMPEKFVGGIGKEGVSALDDYAKAGGALIFYDNASDFAIQQFKLPVKNVTSGLRPNDFFIPGSLIRTNVDVNHRLGFGMMEEVAASFNRSRGFKMEDGATGVTEIAQYASDDLLMSGWALGEENHLANTSAMMHVAHGEGDLVLFAFRPQFRGQPRGTYKLIFNAIYLGAER comes from the coding sequence ATGAAAAAATCTATTCTAACACTCACCTGTTTTTTTGCTTTAATCGCTACACAGGTATTCGCTCAAACCCCTCATCCGAGAGAGACTTTTGGATTTGAAGTAGGGGCTGATTATAAATTGGCCGACTATGATCAAATGCTCACTTACTACGATAAGTTAGCGGCAGCCACGGATCGAGTTCAAATGATTGAAATTGGTAAATCTGTCATGGGCCGACCGATCAAATTGCTCTTTATCTCTAGTGAAGAGAATATGAAGCAGCTGGAAAGGTGGAGAGAGATAAGTGAGAAACTATCTAGGGCAGAAATTTCTGAGGAAGAGGCAAGGCGCCTGTCCAAGGAAGGCAAGGCGATAGTTTGGATAGATGGAGGAATGCATGCAACAGAACGTGCCCATGCTCAAATGACTTCGGAACTGATGTGGAAAATCGCTTCTGAAGAGTCTGACGAAATGAAGGCTATTCGTGATAATGTAATCACGCTAATGGTGCCTGTAACTAACCCCGATGGTGTCGATATCGTAGTGGATTGGTACCGCCAAAATGTGGGTACAACTTTTGAAACTACTGGCCCACCGATCTTGTATCAAAAATATGTTGGGCACGATAATAACCGTGACTGGTTTATGAATAACATGCCTGAAACTAGGGCGTTAACCACCATTTTACATAAAAAGTGGTATCCTCAAATTGTGCACAATCATCACCAAACGGCACCACGTTGGGCAATGATTTTCTTGCCACCTTTTAGAAGCCCAGTTAACCCAAGGATTCACCCAGGCGTTACCACGGGCGTCAACCTTGTCGGTACGGCTATGGCCAATCGTTTTGCTATGAAAAAGATGCCGGGTGTTATATCTGGCACATCATTTAGTATGTTTTGGAACGGTGGAATGCGTACTGCGCCTTATTACCACAACCAGATCGGTATTCTGACAGAAGTCGCTCAGCCAAGTCCTAAGCCCACTTTCTACGACCCTGCTAAAAAGCCAGCGACAGTAGGTGGAACAGCTTCCAATGGCACTGAAATTTTCTATCCATACCCTTTTGAGGGCGGCGAGGTTAAATTTAGAGATGCAGTGGATTATATGATTACTGCATCAATGGCCATACTAGATTTGGCATCGGATAAGCGCGATGAATTCCTCTATAATATCTACAGCATGGGTAAGGATGCTATTGAAGATGAGGATGGTGCTTTTGCTTACGTGATTCCGAAAGATCAATGGAACCCAAGCGAGGCGGTTAATTTGACGAATGTTTTAATTCAAGGTGGACTAAAAGCGCACAAAGCTACAGCGGCCTTTACGGCCAATGGAAAGTCTTATGAGGCTGGTTCGATAGTCTTTTATGGGGCACAGCCTTACCGACCTTTCCTTGAGGATCTTATGGAAAAACAAGATTACCCTGATCAATTCCTTTACCCTGGCGGGCCACCTCAGCCACCATATGATTTAGCAGGTTGGACACTTCCAATGCAAATGGGTGTTTCTGTAGATAGAATTGAATCCGATTTTAGCGCACAAACAGATGAGATTACGGAAGATCTTTCTTTTGAGGAAGGTACTATTTCTGGAAATGGTCGATATGGTTATGTGTTTTCCAATAAAGACAACCAGAGTGCTACTGCCGTAAATAGGCTACAAAGAATGGGATATGCCGTTAGTCTAATGACAACTGACCAAGGTGACCTTCATGCTGGTTCTTTTATGGTGAGAAATAAAAGAGGTTTACAGACACAAGTTGAGTCTTTAGCCAAAACATTAGGCCTTGATTTTGTCGGTATAAATAAGAAACCTAGTGCTACCCTTAAGGCATTAAAGAAAATTAAGCTTGGTATATATAAATCTTGGCAAGCCAATATGGATGAGGGCTGGAGTAGATGGATGCTCGAGCAATTCGAGTTTGACCTAGATACACTTCATAATGAAGATATCAAGACAGGAGATTTGTCTCAATATACCGCGATCATTATGCCTTCTCAGAGCCCTAATGGCATATTAAATGGCCATAGAAAAGGAAGAATGCCAGAGAAGTTTGTTGGTGGAATAGGTAAAGAAGGAGTTTCTGCCCTAGATGACTATGCCAAAGCTGGCGGAGCCTTAATCTTCTATGATAATGCCAGTGATTTTGCTATTCAGCAATTTAAACTTCCAGTAAAAAATGTAACCAGTGGTTTACGACCAAACGACTTCTTTATTCCAGGTTCATTGATTAGAACGAATGTAGATGTAAATCATAGATTGGGTTTTGGTATGATGGAAGAAGTAGCCGCATCCTTCAATAGAAGCCGTGGATTTAAAATGGAAGATGGAGCCACGGGTGTGACCGAAATTGCTCAATACGCATCTGATGACTTGTTGATGAGTGGTTGGGCTTTAGGAGAAGAAAATCATTTAGCCAATACTTCTGCAATGATGCATGTGGCACATGGCGAAGGAGATCTCGTGTTATTTGCTTTTAGACCACAGTTTAGAGGTCAACCTAGAGGAACCTATAAGCTGATATTTAACGCGATTTATCTAGGTGCCGAACGATAG
- a CDS encoding TlpA family protein disulfide reductase, whose product MKKLLLTSLLFLVFTDISNVSQEKGLLSKVLERLEAIESASYVQSHYTVYPDDTVRQREYKRLTKEYNLPSDTSVGAAFAKLHLDDTTRMDNAYDGTIKARVDWEEYHYETSDFTKSRWPYRVVVPPFFARAKAIINYVLNTSDSLVIQKTDLKDATKLKISIYNERIEFVGMLPIHITQLGSNEGFVSEYILWINKKSGLPFQFQRTLGDNAMAESIEQIQTNNLNIDNFSISNYIPQDMPKRGSANKFSSDNLINSIAQPWDAVDLKGQPRSSTEASSKVYMLNFTSMYCGPCKLSIPFLNDLGNRFDKNNFDFVSLYQNSEKKSLSSYLKRNAASYHVFLTKRAVFKEYRAELFPTFMILDSDRKIRKIIHGFKEGETEAEIEKAIKDIL is encoded by the coding sequence ATGAAAAAGTTGCTCCTTACCAGTTTGCTTTTCCTTGTGTTTACTGACATCAGTAATGTGTCGCAAGAAAAAGGACTTCTATCCAAGGTTCTTGAACGATTAGAAGCGATAGAATCAGCGTCATATGTTCAGTCGCACTACACGGTTTATCCTGATGACACCGTACGACAAAGAGAATACAAGAGGCTTACAAAAGAATACAACCTTCCATCTGACACCTCTGTTGGGGCAGCTTTTGCCAAACTTCACCTAGATGATACTACTAGGATGGATAACGCCTATGATGGCACCATAAAGGCTAGAGTCGATTGGGAGGAGTATCATTATGAAACGAGTGATTTTACCAAAAGCAGATGGCCATACCGCGTGGTAGTACCTCCTTTTTTTGCTAGAGCCAAGGCGATCATTAATTACGTACTGAATACTAGTGACAGCCTCGTTATTCAAAAAACTGATTTAAAAGACGCTACCAAGTTGAAGATTTCTATTTACAACGAAAGAATAGAATTTGTAGGTATGCTTCCAATTCATATCACTCAACTTGGCTCAAATGAAGGCTTTGTCTCCGAATACATCCTTTGGATAAATAAGAAATCTGGACTCCCCTTCCAGTTTCAGAGAACGCTAGGCGATAATGCAATGGCAGAGTCAATCGAGCAAATCCAAACTAACAATTTGAACATCGATAACTTCAGCATATCAAACTATATTCCGCAAGACATGCCCAAACGAGGGAGCGCCAATAAGTTCTCCTCAGACAATTTGATTAATTCCATTGCTCAGCCTTGGGATGCCGTCGATTTAAAAGGTCAACCTAGGAGCTCTACGGAGGCCAGTAGCAAAGTCTACATGCTCAACTTCACGAGTATGTATTGCGGCCCTTGTAAGCTGTCGATTCCATTTTTAAATGACCTTGGTAATCGCTTCGATAAGAACAATTTTGACTTCGTGAGTTTATATCAAAACTCGGAAAAGAAAAGCCTAAGTAGTTACCTCAAAAGGAACGCTGCCTCTTACCATGTTTTCTTAACCAAAAGAGCGGTTTTCAAGGAATATCGAGCCGAACTATTCCCAACATTTATGATTCTTGACAGTGACAGAAAAATCCGTAAAATCATCCATGGTTTTAAAGAAGGAGAAACGGAAGCGGAGATTGAAAAGGCAATAAAAGATATACTGTAA
- the mtaB gene encoding tRNA (N(6)-L-threonylcarbamoyladenosine(37)-C(2))-methylthiotransferase MtaB — MKKVAFYTLGCKLNFSETSTIARGFEEKGYQKVGFSETPDIFIINTCSVTENADKKCKKIVKEAQKINPNGYVTIIGCYAQLKPKEISEIPGVDAVLGAAEKFRLLELLDGFVKPESTQVLASEIKEAKSFNNAYSINDRTRTFLKVQDGCNYHCAFCTIPLARGKSRSDTIENIINSAEEISKTDVKEVVLTGVNIGDFGIVDGKREERFIDLVKAIDKVKRIDRIRISSIEPNLLTNEVIEYVSESERFVPHFHIPLQSGNNKILRAMRRRYLRELYEDRVNKIKQLMPNCCIGVDVIVGFPGETQDDFLDTYNFLNELNISYLHVFTYSERANTTAAEMDNAVPLKTRQERSKMLRILSEKKRRQFYASQLGKTKTVLFEDDVDNGMMHGFTENYVRVSAKYDPMLVNELKTLTLADINENGTVSVEEPSPVFETHE, encoded by the coding sequence ATGAAAAAAGTTGCTTTTTACACATTAGGCTGCAAGCTCAACTTCTCCGAAACTTCTACAATTGCACGAGGTTTTGAGGAAAAGGGCTATCAAAAGGTCGGGTTTTCAGAAACTCCAGACATATTCATAATTAACACCTGTAGTGTTACCGAAAACGCGGATAAGAAGTGTAAAAAGATCGTAAAGGAAGCACAGAAGATTAACCCGAATGGATATGTAACCATCATTGGGTGCTATGCTCAGTTAAAACCGAAAGAGATTTCTGAAATACCGGGTGTCGATGCTGTGCTAGGTGCCGCAGAAAAATTTAGACTTCTGGAGCTATTGGATGGTTTTGTCAAACCCGAAAGCACTCAGGTTTTGGCTTCCGAAATCAAAGAAGCTAAGTCTTTTAACAATGCTTACTCTATAAACGATCGGACAAGGACTTTCTTAAAGGTTCAAGACGGGTGCAATTATCATTGTGCTTTCTGTACTATTCCTTTAGCTAGGGGAAAAAGCCGTAGCGACACCATTGAAAATATTATTAATTCAGCTGAGGAGATTTCCAAAACGGATGTAAAGGAAGTTGTTTTGACGGGTGTTAACATCGGTGATTTTGGAATTGTTGATGGAAAGCGTGAGGAGCGATTTATCGACCTGGTCAAAGCCATAGATAAAGTGAAAAGGATCGACCGCATTCGTATTTCTTCGATAGAACCAAATCTTCTAACGAATGAGGTAATTGAATATGTGAGCGAATCAGAAAGGTTTGTTCCTCATTTTCATATCCCACTACAATCAGGTAACAACAAGATCCTTCGCGCCATGCGCAGGAGATATCTTCGAGAACTATACGAGGACCGAGTGAATAAAATCAAGCAATTAATGCCGAATTGTTGCATAGGTGTTGATGTAATTGTGGGATTTCCTGGTGAAACTCAAGATGACTTTTTAGACACTTACAATTTCCTAAATGAGTTAAATATCTCTTACCTCCACGTTTTCACTTATTCTGAAAGGGCCAATACCACCGCCGCTGAAATGGATAACGCGGTACCATTGAAAACAAGACAGGAACGGTCTAAGATGCTCAGGATCTTATCAGAGAAAAAAAGAAGGCAGTTTTATGCGTCGCAACTCGGTAAGACAAAAACGGTGCTTTTTGAAGATGATGTAGATAATGGAATGATGCACGGTTTTACCGAGAATTATGTCCGCGTATCTGCTAAATATGACCCAATGCTGGTCAACGAACTGAAAACTTTAACATTAGCAGACATTAATGAGAATGGTACCGTTTCTGTAGAAGAACCATCTCCAGTTTTCGAAACACACGAATAG
- a CDS encoding glutamine synthetase III family protein, protein MSNQRQRALDVVQKRTTDRVNAPSDKISDFFAADVFDMNKMRSALAPETFSKVQSAINKGKKIDVETANQIASAVKTWALSKGITHYTHWFQPLTGSTAEKHDSFFNAQKGVEILKGSALIQQEPDASSFPNGGIRSTFEARGYTAWDPSSPIFIWGRTLCIPTVFVSYTGEALDYKTPLLKASDAINKTATKVCQMFDRNVNGMSISLGCEQEYFVIDRALYNARPDLVMAGRTVFGHHPARGQQLDDHYFGSIPSRVYNYMKDFEIECLKLGIPVSTRHNEVAPSQFEVAPLFEDINVATDHNSLMMDVMDRVAERHSLKVLFHEKPFAGLNGSGKHNNWSLITSTGVNVFQPSSSAKENLQFLTFLVNTIKAIHDNAGLLRASIASAGNDHRLGANEAPPAIMSVFLGSQLTAVLDALENNGDLQVDKGDNMYMKLGIDKIPEIILDNTDRNRTSPFAFTGNKFEFRAVGSDQNVAEPMTVLNLIVAKQLKEFHENVTQRIEKGEDKKIAIVNELRGYIKASKAIRFEGDGYSQDWETEAEKRGLPNVKQSARALDAYVTDDAKALFEDFNVMSALELEARNEIQHENYIMKLQIEARLISELGMTQVVPAAIRYQSKLMANGSALKDFGLDNSHVKTILEKVNGHINTIQTQVVEMNKERGEVNKIENTRDRAIAYSDRIKGKYFDAIRVAVDKLELLLDDEDWPLLKYREMLFLR, encoded by the coding sequence ATGTCCAATCAACGCCAGCGCGCACTAGACGTAGTTCAAAAAAGAACCACGGATAGGGTAAATGCTCCATCAGATAAGATTTCTGATTTCTTTGCGGCCGATGTTTTTGATATGAACAAGATGCGTTCTGCTCTTGCTCCTGAAACATTCAGCAAGGTTCAAAGTGCCATTAATAAAGGAAAGAAAATTGACGTAGAGACTGCTAACCAAATAGCCTCTGCTGTTAAAACTTGGGCCTTATCAAAAGGTATCACGCACTATACTCACTGGTTTCAACCGCTCACTGGTTCTACAGCAGAAAAGCACGACTCGTTTTTTAATGCACAGAAAGGTGTTGAGATTCTAAAAGGTTCCGCATTAATTCAGCAAGAACCAGATGCATCATCATTTCCAAATGGTGGAATAAGATCTACTTTCGAAGCAAGAGGTTATACAGCTTGGGATCCAAGTTCTCCGATTTTCATCTGGGGACGTACTCTTTGTATTCCAACAGTATTCGTTTCTTACACGGGAGAGGCGTTAGATTATAAAACTCCTTTACTTAAAGCTTCAGACGCTATTAATAAAACAGCGACTAAGGTTTGCCAAATGTTCGACAGAAATGTCAATGGTATGAGCATATCCTTAGGTTGTGAGCAAGAGTATTTCGTGATTGACAGAGCTTTATATAATGCGCGTCCTGACTTGGTCATGGCTGGAAGAACTGTTTTCGGTCACCACCCTGCAAGAGGGCAGCAGTTAGACGATCACTACTTCGGTTCTATCCCAAGTCGTGTCTATAATTACATGAAAGACTTCGAGATCGAGTGTCTTAAACTTGGTATTCCAGTATCGACTCGTCACAATGAAGTGGCTCCTTCTCAGTTCGAAGTGGCTCCTTTGTTCGAAGATATTAATGTAGCGACAGATCATAATTCATTAATGATGGATGTGATGGATCGCGTGGCAGAACGTCACTCACTAAAAGTACTTTTCCATGAAAAACCGTTCGCAGGTTTAAATGGAAGTGGAAAGCATAACAATTGGTCTTTGATCACGTCAACTGGTGTTAATGTATTTCAACCAAGCTCAAGTGCAAAAGAGAACCTTCAGTTCTTGACTTTCTTGGTTAATACGATCAAAGCTATCCATGACAATGCAGGTTTATTAAGAGCAAGTATAGCTTCTGCGGGTAACGATCACAGATTAGGCGCTAACGAAGCACCACCAGCAATCATGTCTGTTTTCCTTGGTTCTCAGTTAACAGCTGTGCTTGATGCACTTGAAAATAACGGCGATCTACAGGTGGACAAAGGTGATAACATGTATATGAAATTAGGTATCGATAAGATTCCTGAAATCATACTGGACAATACGGATCGAAATAGAACTTCGCCTTTCGCCTTTACTGGAAATAAATTTGAGTTTAGAGCTGTAGGTTCTGACCAAAATGTTGCTGAGCCTATGACGGTACTTAACCTGATTGTTGCAAAACAACTTAAAGAATTCCACGAAAATGTGACACAACGCATTGAGAAGGGAGAAGATAAGAAAATCGCTATTGTCAATGAATTAAGAGGTTATATCAAGGCTTCTAAAGCAATACGTTTTGAAGGCGATGGTTATTCTCAGGATTGGGAAACTGAAGCGGAGAAAAGAGGTTTGCCGAATGTTAAGCAATCTGCTCGTGCTTTGGATGCCTACGTAACGGATGATGCAAAAGCTCTTTTCGAAGATTTCAATGTAATGAGTGCTCTTGAGCTTGAAGCTAGAAACGAGATTCAGCATGAGAACTACATCATGAAGCTGCAAATCGAGGCTCGATTGATCAGTGAATTGGGTATGACTCAAGTGGTTCCTGCGGCTATCAGGTATCAAAGTAAATTGATGGCAAATGGAAGTGCCTTGAAGGATTTTGGTCTTGATAATAGTCACGTGAAAACTATATTAGAAAAAGTGAATGGCCACATCAATACTATTCAAACTCAGGTGGTAGAAATGAATAAGGAGAGAGGTGAGGTGAATAAAATCGAGAATACTCGAGATAGAGCTATTGCTTACAGTGATAGAATCAAAGGCAAATATTTCGATGCTATCAGAGTAGCGGTTGATAAACTTGAGTTGCTCTTAGATGATGAAGATTGGCCTTTATTGAAATATAGAGAAATGCTCTTCTTGAGATAA
- a CDS encoding alpha/beta fold hydrolase, with protein sequence MGKWRKRVRIGCLSTFVLFIILSQIVSGCVSFSMSDKKVAKYYADAAYVPESQFYEVDGYEMHYKYLDLQNDASLVFIHGTPGSWDAFASYFKDSTLYNKANLASPDRPGFGKSSYGKPIRSLEEQSRLLKPMLEAIPAPRILVGHSLGGPMVARMAMDYPELVDGIIMLAPALDPALEPDEDWFRVPMRWPVIGAIAPKIFRISNEELIFLDEELELMLPLWEEVKIPSVVIQGGKDKLVHPGNAAFADSMLVNAPKDIVFLEEQNHFLPWNEYSLIKKKIFELLDELKKEK encoded by the coding sequence ATGGGGAAATGGCGCAAAAGAGTAAGGATTGGTTGTTTGTCAACCTTTGTACTGTTTATCATTTTATCACAAATTGTCAGTGGTTGTGTCAGTTTTTCTATGTCGGATAAGAAGGTTGCTAAGTACTATGCTGATGCTGCATATGTTCCAGAAAGCCAATTCTATGAGGTAGATGGCTATGAAATGCATTACAAATATTTGGACCTTCAGAATGATGCCAGTTTAGTGTTTATTCATGGCACACCTGGCTCTTGGGATGCATTCGCCTCATACTTTAAGGATAGTACACTTTATAATAAAGCTAATTTAGCTTCACCCGATCGACCAGGTTTTGGAAAGTCGAGTTATGGAAAACCAATTCGTTCTTTAGAGGAACAGTCAAGATTACTTAAACCTATGTTAGAGGCCATACCAGCGCCAAGAATTTTGGTAGGTCATTCACTTGGTGGCCCAATGGTAGCTCGTATGGCGATGGACTATCCAGAACTTGTGGATGGTATTATTATGCTGGCCCCTGCACTAGACCCAGCATTGGAACCTGATGAAGACTGGTTTAGAGTACCAATGCGTTGGCCAGTGATTGGCGCGATTGCTCCTAAAATTTTTAGAATATCAAATGAAGAATTGATCTTTTTGGACGAAGAGCTAGAGCTGATGCTTCCGCTTTGGGAAGAAGTCAAGATTCCGAGTGTGGTCATTCAGGGTGGTAAGGATAAGTTGGTGCACCCTGGAAATGCTGCATTTGCAGATAGTATGCTTGTAAATGCTCCAAAGGATATTGTATTTCTAGAAGAACAGAATCATTTTCTGCCTTGGAACGAATACAGTCTGATAAAAAAGAAAATTTTTGAGCTCTTGGATGAACTAAAAAAGGAGAAATAA
- a CDS encoding Lacal_2735 family protein, producing the protein MGWFSRKSEKEKLQEKYKKLVDEAYKLSHTDRKASDLKTAEADALIKKIEAMD; encoded by the coding sequence ATGGGTTGGTTCAGCAGAAAATCAGAAAAGGAAAAGCTTCAAGAGAAGTATAAAAAATTAGTAGATGAAGCTTACAAATTATCGCATACTGATCGGAAAGCCAGTGACTTAAAAACAGCTGAGGCTGATGCCTTGATCAAAAAAATCGAAGCGATGGATTAA
- a CDS encoding toxin-antitoxin system YwqK family antitoxin, whose product MNKHRLFPLVLLLLFSTHLIDAQIQSFELTYPVDESTLTAEGETIDGKKTGVWTSYSNDSVYYQTGQYLNGQKTGAWFIYIDKLERARMVFESGKLLGAYRLFYEDGSIAVRTNFKNDKLHGEWRSYTREKDVFDLGYFKDGQKTGKWASYHKSGEIEIASEYKEGQLDGPYMVFDEYGYKVTQTSYKRGLLDGDWEKYNLDGEVIEKGQFKAGKQVGKWTYYHFPLLVAAYEYYNEQTGERTGTWKTFHPNRREASIITYVNDKPVGLAQSWYDNRQLKAQAYYRLGLLDSASVEYFRNGAKKAEGEYKLGLKAGPWKYFHVNGMIAEFGAYELDKKAGNWKFFNETGQLISEGDFLLDEPSGQWFVYYASGKLESIGSYLKGEKDGLWGYFHRDSKQMKEETWAKGKLMSISSFTDDNGKVLETGTLSGGNGRVINYYANGTKFSEGPYKNGYPNGLWTFYDERGRKLTEGQLVEGIREGEWEVFARNGRVLSKKTYANGEVIDDN is encoded by the coding sequence ATGAACAAACACAGGTTATTCCCACTCGTATTACTCCTACTGTTTTCAACTCATCTCATCGATGCCCAAATCCAATCCTTTGAACTAACATATCCGGTAGACGAGTCTACCTTGACGGCAGAAGGGGAAACTATTGATGGTAAAAAAACTGGTGTTTGGACTTCCTATTCCAACGACAGCGTTTACTACCAAACTGGACAATACCTGAACGGACAAAAAACAGGTGCTTGGTTTATTTACATTGATAAATTGGAGCGCGCTAGAATGGTCTTCGAGTCTGGTAAACTTCTGGGAGCCTATCGCTTATTTTATGAAGACGGTTCGATTGCGGTAAGGACTAATTTCAAAAATGACAAACTTCATGGCGAATGGAGATCGTACACACGAGAAAAGGACGTTTTCGATCTAGGCTACTTTAAAGACGGGCAAAAAACAGGGAAATGGGCATCTTATCATAAATCAGGAGAGATAGAAATAGCTTCTGAGTATAAAGAGGGGCAATTAGATGGACCCTACATGGTATTTGATGAATACGGGTACAAAGTAACTCAGACTAGTTATAAGCGTGGGCTTTTAGATGGAGATTGGGAGAAATATAACCTTGATGGAGAGGTCATTGAAAAAGGGCAATTCAAGGCTGGAAAGCAGGTTGGTAAATGGACTTACTATCATTTTCCATTGTTGGTGGCGGCATATGAATATTACAATGAGCAAACTGGTGAAAGAACAGGCACTTGGAAAACCTTCCACCCCAACCGTAGAGAGGCGTCCATCATTACTTATGTAAATGATAAACCAGTTGGACTAGCACAGAGCTGGTACGATAATAGACAATTAAAAGCTCAAGCCTATTACCGATTAGGGCTTCTAGATAGTGCCTCCGTCGAATATTTCCGAAATGGAGCGAAAAAGGCTGAAGGCGAATACAAACTTGGGTTAAAAGCAGGGCCATGGAAATATTTCCACGTTAATGGTATGATTGCAGAATTCGGAGCCTACGAATTAGATAAAAAAGCTGGTAACTGGAAATTCTTTAATGAAACTGGTCAACTGATTAGCGAGGGCGATTTTCTTTTGGATGAACCCAGCGGACAATGGTTTGTCTATTACGCTAGTGGAAAATTGGAGTCTATTGGCAGTTACTTAAAGGGGGAAAAAGACGGGCTTTGGGGATATTTTCATAGAGATTCGAAACAAATGAAAGAAGAAACATGGGCGAAAGGTAAGCTCATGAGTATCTCTTCTTTCACCGATGACAATGGTAAAGTTTTAGAAACTGGAACCCTATCTGGTGGCAATGGAAGAGTCATAAACTACTATGCAAATGGCACCAAATTCTCAGAAGGTCCATATAAAAATGGCTACCCTAATGGCCTTTGGACTTTTTACGACGAACGTGGACGCAAGCTTACGGAAGGTCAACTGGTAGAGGGAATTCGTGAAGGTGAATGGGAAGTTTTTGCCCGAAATGGCCGTGTGCTAAGCAAAAAAACCTATGCAAACGGAGAAGTCATAGACGATAATTAA
- a CDS encoding beta-ketoacyl-ACP synthase III yields MKNSKIIGLGHYVPEQVVTNADLEKIMNTTNEWIVERTGIEERRWFTPGKDTVSNMGTRATKIALERAGLEAKDIDFIVFATITPDYFFPGSGVLLQRELGLQGIGALDIRNACSGFIYALSIADQFIKTGMYKTVLVVGAEIQSSALDKSDEGRSSSVIFADGAGAAILQATDDEGILSTHLHADGDYAEELYVQDPGSSRKTRLSKEMIDGKTFNLTMNGSAVFKHAVVRFSEVIVEALKQNGYNPEDIDLLVPHQANLRISNFVQKQFKMPDEKVYNNIMHYGNTTAASIPIAMSEAWEKGKIKEGDLLCLAAFGSGFTWASALIRW; encoded by the coding sequence GTGAAGAACTCTAAGATAATCGGGCTCGGACATTATGTTCCTGAGCAAGTGGTCACCAATGCGGACCTCGAAAAAATCATGAATACTACCAACGAATGGATCGTTGAGAGAACAGGTATTGAAGAAAGAAGGTGGTTTACACCGGGCAAAGACACTGTTTCCAATATGGGAACCAGAGCGACAAAAATTGCACTTGAAAGAGCAGGTTTGGAGGCAAAAGATATCGATTTCATAGTTTTTGCGACCATTACTCCTGATTATTTCTTTCCTGGATCAGGCGTGTTATTGCAACGAGAATTAGGCCTGCAGGGAATTGGTGCTTTAGATATTAGAAATGCCTGTTCGGGGTTCATCTATGCCCTATCGATTGCCGATCAATTCATTAAAACGGGCATGTACAAAACTGTTCTTGTCGTTGGGGCTGAAATCCAATCTTCGGCCTTAGATAAATCGGATGAAGGTCGCTCGAGTTCAGTAATTTTCGCGGATGGTGCTGGAGCAGCCATTTTACAAGCAACCGATGACGAAGGAATTCTTTCGACGCACTTACATGCCGATGGTGATTATGCAGAGGAGCTTTATGTGCAAGATCCTGGATCGAGCCGAAAAACAAGGCTTTCAAAAGAAATGATTGATGGCAAGACATTTAACCTAACTATGAATGGCAGTGCAGTTTTCAAACATGCCGTAGTCCGTTTCAGTGAGGTTATTGTAGAAGCGTTGAAACAAAACGGTTATAATCCAGAGGACATTGACCTGCTCGTCCCTCACCAAGCCAATCTTCGCATTAGCAATTTTGTCCAAAAACAGTTCAAGATGCCAGATGAAAAAGTGTATAATAACATTATGCATTATGGAAACACTACTGCTGCATCTATCCCAATCGCAATGAGTGAAGCATGGGAAAAAGGTAAGATCAAGGAAGGCGATCTATTATGTCTTGCGGCATTTGGCAGCGGGTTTACTTGGGCATCAGCCTTGATTCGTTGGTAA